A region from the Salminus brasiliensis chromosome 22, fSalBra1.hap2, whole genome shotgun sequence genome encodes:
- the tepsin gene encoding AP-4 complex accessory subunit Tepsin, translating into MATLMERLTFLQKVPTLMKATADDEAPCPGYLFEDISKISQESVGCCQCLLEYLLERLQVESCHVKLKVLKILLHLCGHGPTHFLTELRRNATFIQEVTVYSGPPDPIHGNAPFQKVRVSAQELASMLFNDTLSANSGLSPCKAATSSLGMGSESLRPGMQGFGNSPGRKPSNRATLLDKIQKAAEVVASAVLPPTEQPGIRLYDNHYRAVVAPSAAVEVAVPACAYSVPAHSHKVSHRCPGQAGGGWEETGSGHGSSHNSSLEIEPLSHTSRGDSSKSGETGSHSGASRESGDLAERVEAMQLGDCGQEMALISSLTSGSKIFLSRDESQHFIKECSTLNCEVVVELLSHKLKDTAQTVQMRALCGLACLMSTDLLSLDLIFCVTHKRLAQLSEGAAGPVANKSTKLLRQFEALLGTPTTVTKICPEASSPSVSEQPLNPALVSPLLPTPLDVEAPSSMSSTHCPQTSFVPGLEQEQTNAVAEKSAHGAQVEETVEEQQTVNEDEDRYTEPPRHHPTLSLFSGMELVNRGKPVCLVEPVPVEPGVQTGAEGYTGMVVEKSSERTAHSSLSTSSELQHSSEQMSAFSFVNL; encoded by the exons ATGGCTACATTAATGGAGAGGTTGACTTTCCTTCAGAAA GTGCCGACCCTTATGAAGGCAACTGCAGATGACGAAGCGCCCTGCCCCGGCTACCTCTTTGAAGACATCAGCA AAATCTCACAAGAATCTGTGGGCTGCTGCCAGTGTCTACTTGAGTATCTCCTGGAGCGTTTGCAGGTGGAGTCCTGTCACGTGAAACTGAAG GTTCTGAAGATCCTCCTGCATCTATGTGGCCACGGTCCTACTCACTTTCTCACAGAGCTGAGGAGAAATGCTACATTTATCCAGGAAGTAACTG TTTACAGTGGTCCACCAGACCCCATTCATGGCAATGCTCCCTTTCAAAAAGTCCGGGTCTCAGCGCAG GAACTGGCCAGTATGCTGTTTAATGATACGTTGTCTGCGAACTCTGGGCTCTCTCCATGCAAAGCTGCAACTTCAAGCCTGG GAATGGGATCTGAATCTCTCCGGCCAGGAATGCAGGGATTTGGAAACAGCCCTGGAAGGAAACCATCCA ACAGAGCAACTCTTTTGGATAAGATTCAGAAAGCTGCAGAGGTTGTTGCAAGTGCTGTCCTACCACCAACAGAGCAGCCTGGTATTCGCTTGTATGACAACCACTATCGGGCAGTGGTGGCGCCCTCTGCTGCTGTGGAGGTAGCAGTGCCAGCATGTGCTTACAGTGTGCCCGCTCACAGCCACAAAG TCTCTCACAGGTGTCCAGGGCAGGCAGGTGGAGGTTGGGAGGAGACTGGCAGTGGGCACGGCTCTTCTCACAACTCTTCCCTTGAGATTGAGCCTCTCAGCCACACTTCCAGGGGGGACAGCAGCAAATCTGGTGAAACAGGCAGTCACTCAGGGGCCAGTCGAGAGAGTGGAGACTTGGCAGAACG TGTGGAAGCCATGCAGTTGGGAGACTGTGGCCAGGAGATGGCACTAATAAGCAGCCTTACCAGTGGTTCCAAAATCTTCCTATCCAGAGATGAAAGCCAGCATTTCATCAAAGA GTGTTCTACTTTAAACTGTGAGGTTGTGGTAGAACTTCTCTCTCACAAATTGAAGGACACAGCACAGACTGTCCAAATG AGAGCACTATGCGGCCTGGCCTGCCTCATGTCTACAGATCTCCTCTCTTTGGACCTGATCTTCTGTGTCACACATAAGCGCCTAGCCCAGCTGAGTGAGGGAGCAGCAGGACCTGTAGCGAACAAATCAACTAAG ctcctcAGGCAGTTTGAAGCTTTATTGGGCACCCCAACAACCGTGACCAAGATCTGTCCAGAGGCATCCAGCCCCTCTGTCTCAGAGCAGCCATTAAATCCTGCCCTTGTCAGTCCACTTCTCCCAACACCACTGGATGTTGAAGCACCATCTAGCATGTCATCCACACATTGCCCACAGACGTCCTTTGTACCTGGTCTGGAGCAAGAACAGACTAATGCTGTTGCTGAAAAATCTGCTCATGGAGCACAGGTAGAGGAGACAGTAGAGGAACAGCAGACTGTTAATGAGGATGAGGACAGATACACAGAGCCCCCTAGACACCATCCTACCCTGTCGCTGTTCAGTGGCATGGAGTTGGTAAACAGAGGAAAGCCTGTGTGTCTGGTTGAGCCTGTTCCTGTGGAGCCAGGTGTCCAAACAGGGGCAGAAGGCTACACAGGCATGGTTGTGGAGAAAAGCTCAGAAAGAACTGCACACTCTTCTTTATCTACTAGCAGTGAACTTCAGCATAGCAGTGAACAAATGTCCGCCTTCTCCTTTGTTAACCTCTGA
- the ndufaf8 gene encoding NADH dehydrogenase [ubiquinone] 1 alpha subcomplex assembly factor 8 isoform X2 yields MSGTNVWTRSRERMRRFPDLLAQCSTEAAAYGKCVVATTTGRQEVKKDLCIKEFDALKTCFVSAAKRGVK; encoded by the exons ATGTCCGGGACAAACGTTTGGACACGGAGCCGAGAGAGGATGAGGCGGTTTCCAGACTTGCTTGCCCAGTGCTCCACAGAG GCAGCTGCTTATGGCAAATGTGTGGTCGCTACGACTACAGGCAGACAGGAGGTGAAGAAGGACTTGTGCATAAAAGAGTTTGACGCTCTGAAGACTTGCTTTGTCTCTGCT GCAAAACGGGGTGTGAAGTAG
- the ndufaf8 gene encoding NADH dehydrogenase [ubiquinone] 1 alpha subcomplex assembly factor 8 isoform X1, which produces MSGTNVWTRSRERMRRFPDLLAQCSTEAAAYGKCVVATTTGRQEVKKDLCIKEFDALKTCFVSADSPSTNL; this is translated from the exons ATGTCCGGGACAAACGTTTGGACACGGAGCCGAGAGAGGATGAGGCGGTTTCCAGACTTGCTTGCCCAGTGCTCCACAGAG GCAGCTGCTTATGGCAAATGTGTGGTCGCTACGACTACAGGCAGACAGGAGGTGAAGAAGGACTTGTGCATAAAAGAGTTTGACGCTCTGAAGACTTGCTTTGTCTCTGCT GACTCCCCCAGCACCAACCTTTGA